In Elaeis guineensis isolate ETL-2024a chromosome 1, EG11, whole genome shotgun sequence, a genomic segment contains:
- the LOC105034452 gene encoding uncharacterized protein isoform X3: MMDFQVVVLAGGTAKKLAPLVSKEVPKALLPVANRPVLSYVLELLESSNLKDLIVVVEGEDAALRVGGWISGAYVDRLHVEVAAVPEDVGTAGALRAVAHHLTANDVLIVSGDLVSDVPPGAVAATHRRHGAVVTTLLCYAPVSGPSDTGSSAGKDKVKKSRYNIVGLDPTRQLLLHIAAGAEVEKDIRVQKNILRAVGQLEIRADLMDAHMYAFKRTVLQDVLDQKDTFHSIRQDVLPYLVRTQLRSEISANGLHKVEDNANGRVSSQNYVTWMSQHREIAPSAYQELLALSPRSPENALRTHKCCAYIASKSKYCARLNSIQAFSDINRDVVGEASHLSGYSFSSQNNIIHPSAELGSKTTVGPQCMLAEGSQMGDKCSVKRSIIGRHCRIGSNVKIVNSVVMNHVTIEDGCLVQGSVICSNVHLQERVVLKDCQMVCALWPDSV, encoded by the exons ATGATGGATTTCCAAGTCGTCGTCCTCGCCGGCGGCACTGCGAAGAAGCTCGCCCCTCTCGTCTCCAAG GAGGTCCCTAAGGCGTTGCTCCCCGTTGCCAACCGCCCCGTCCTCTCTTACGTACTCGAGCTCCTCGAATCCAGCAACCTCAAAGACCTCATCGTC GTGGTCGAAGGGGAAGACGCCGCTCTTCGAGTCGGTGGCTGGATATCGGGTGCTTATGTCGACCGCCTTCATGTTGAG GTGGCTGCAGTCCCTGAGGATGTTGGAACAGCGGGAGCACTACGTGCTGTGGCACATCACCTTACTGCAAATGATGTTCTG ATTGTGAGTGGAGACCTTGTTTCTGATGTGCCTCCTGGGGCTGTGGCTGCAACTCACAGAAGACATGGTGCAGTTGTAACTACGCTTCTATGTTATGCGCCTGTCAGCGGACCTTCAGATACTGGATCTTCTGCAGGAAAAGACAAAGTTAAGAAAAGCAGATACAATATTGTGGGGCTGGATCCCACTAGGCAGCTCTTGTTACATATAGCAGCAG GGGCTGAGGTTGAAAAAGATATTCGTGTACAGAAGAACATTCTCCGTGCTGTAGGTCAG TTGGAAATCCGTGCTGATCTCATGGATGCTCATATGTATGCATTCAAGAG AACTGTTCTGCAAGATGTTTTGGATCagaaggatacatttcatagtaTCAGACAGGATGTATTGCCGTATCTTGTGAGGACTCAGTTG AGGTCAGAAATATCTGCCAATGGGTTACATAAGGTAGAAGATAATGCAAATGGCAGAGTTTCCTCCCAGAACTACGTAACATGGATGTCTCAACATCGAGAAATTGCACCATCTGCTTATCAAGAGCTTCTTGCTTTGAGTCCCAGGTCTCCAGAAAATGCTCTGAGAACGCATAAATGCTGTGCTTATATTGCTAGCAAAAGCAAGTATTGTGCTCGTTTGAACTCAATTCAAGCATTTAGTGACATTAATCGTGAT GTGGTAGGAGAGGCTAGTCACCTTTCTGGTTATTCTTTCTCTTCACAAAACAACATCATTCATCCATCAGCAGAGCTCGGATCAAAAACTACT GTTGGTCCCCAATGCATGCTTGCAGAAGGTTCACAGATGGGTGATAAGTGTAGTGTGAAGCGATCCATCATTGGCCGGCACTGCAGGATTGGTTCAAATGTAAAG ATTGTAAACTCTGTTGTGATGAATCATGTAACCATTGAAGATGGGTGCCTTGTTCAAGGTTCTGTTATATGCAGTAATGTGCATCTTCAAGAGCGTGTTGTTTTGAAGGATTGTCAG
- the LOC105034452 gene encoding uncharacterized protein isoform X2: protein MMDFQVVVLAGGTAKKLAPLVSKEVPKALLPVANRPVLSYVLELLESSNLKDLIVVVEGEDAALRVGGWISGAYVDRLHVEVAAVPEDVGTAGALRAVAHHLTANDVLIVSGDLVSDVPPGAVAATHRRHGAVVTTLLCYAPVSGPSDTGSSAGKDKVKKSRYNIVGLDPTRQLLLHIAAGAEVEKDIRVQKNILRAVGQLEIRADLMDAHMYAFKRTVLQDVLDQKDTFHSIRQDVLPYLVRTQLRSEISANGLHKVEDNANGRVSSQNYVTWMSQHREIAPSAYQELLALSPRSPENALRTHKCCAYIASKSKYCARLNSIQAFSDINRDVVGEASHLSGYSFSSQNNIIHPSAELGSKTTVGPQCMLAEGSQMGDKCSVKRSIIGRHCRIGSNVKIVNSVVMNHVTIEDGCLVQGSVICSNVHLQERVVLKDCQEFGVCSSCCRSHL, encoded by the exons ATGATGGATTTCCAAGTCGTCGTCCTCGCCGGCGGCACTGCGAAGAAGCTCGCCCCTCTCGTCTCCAAG GAGGTCCCTAAGGCGTTGCTCCCCGTTGCCAACCGCCCCGTCCTCTCTTACGTACTCGAGCTCCTCGAATCCAGCAACCTCAAAGACCTCATCGTC GTGGTCGAAGGGGAAGACGCCGCTCTTCGAGTCGGTGGCTGGATATCGGGTGCTTATGTCGACCGCCTTCATGTTGAG GTGGCTGCAGTCCCTGAGGATGTTGGAACAGCGGGAGCACTACGTGCTGTGGCACATCACCTTACTGCAAATGATGTTCTG ATTGTGAGTGGAGACCTTGTTTCTGATGTGCCTCCTGGGGCTGTGGCTGCAACTCACAGAAGACATGGTGCAGTTGTAACTACGCTTCTATGTTATGCGCCTGTCAGCGGACCTTCAGATACTGGATCTTCTGCAGGAAAAGACAAAGTTAAGAAAAGCAGATACAATATTGTGGGGCTGGATCCCACTAGGCAGCTCTTGTTACATATAGCAGCAG GGGCTGAGGTTGAAAAAGATATTCGTGTACAGAAGAACATTCTCCGTGCTGTAGGTCAG TTGGAAATCCGTGCTGATCTCATGGATGCTCATATGTATGCATTCAAGAG AACTGTTCTGCAAGATGTTTTGGATCagaaggatacatttcatagtaTCAGACAGGATGTATTGCCGTATCTTGTGAGGACTCAGTTG AGGTCAGAAATATCTGCCAATGGGTTACATAAGGTAGAAGATAATGCAAATGGCAGAGTTTCCTCCCAGAACTACGTAACATGGATGTCTCAACATCGAGAAATTGCACCATCTGCTTATCAAGAGCTTCTTGCTTTGAGTCCCAGGTCTCCAGAAAATGCTCTGAGAACGCATAAATGCTGTGCTTATATTGCTAGCAAAAGCAAGTATTGTGCTCGTTTGAACTCAATTCAAGCATTTAGTGACATTAATCGTGAT GTGGTAGGAGAGGCTAGTCACCTTTCTGGTTATTCTTTCTCTTCACAAAACAACATCATTCATCCATCAGCAGAGCTCGGATCAAAAACTACT GTTGGTCCCCAATGCATGCTTGCAGAAGGTTCACAGATGGGTGATAAGTGTAGTGTGAAGCGATCCATCATTGGCCGGCACTGCAGGATTGGTTCAAATGTAAAG ATTGTAAACTCTGTTGTGATGAATCATGTAACCATTGAAGATGGGTGCCTTGTTCAAGGTTCTGTTATATGCAGTAATGTGCATCTTCAAGAGCGTGTTGTTTTGAAGGATTGTCAG
- the LOC105034452 gene encoding uncharacterized protein isoform X4, which translates to MMDFQVVVLAGGTAKKLAPLVSKEVPKALLPVANRPVLSYVLELLESSNLKDLIVVVEGEDAALRVGGWISGAYVDRLHVEVAAVPEDVGTAGALRAVAHHLTANDVLIVSGDLVSDVPPGAVAATHRRHGAVVTTLLCYAPVSGPSDTGSSAGKDKVKKSRYNIVGLDPTRQLLLHIAAGAEVEKDIRVQKNILRAVGQLEIRADLMDAHMYAFKRTVLQDVLDQKDTFHSIRQDVLPYLVRTQLRSEISANGLHKVEDNANGRVSSQNYVTWMSQHREIAPSAYQELLALSPRSPENALRTHKCCAYIASKSKYCARLNSIQAFSDINRDVVGEASHLSGYSFSSQNNIIHPSAELGSKTTVGPQCMLAEGSQMGDKCSVKRSIIGRHCRIGSNVKIVNSVVMNHVTIEDGCLVQGSVICSNVHLQERVVLKDCQISPM; encoded by the exons ATGATGGATTTCCAAGTCGTCGTCCTCGCCGGCGGCACTGCGAAGAAGCTCGCCCCTCTCGTCTCCAAG GAGGTCCCTAAGGCGTTGCTCCCCGTTGCCAACCGCCCCGTCCTCTCTTACGTACTCGAGCTCCTCGAATCCAGCAACCTCAAAGACCTCATCGTC GTGGTCGAAGGGGAAGACGCCGCTCTTCGAGTCGGTGGCTGGATATCGGGTGCTTATGTCGACCGCCTTCATGTTGAG GTGGCTGCAGTCCCTGAGGATGTTGGAACAGCGGGAGCACTACGTGCTGTGGCACATCACCTTACTGCAAATGATGTTCTG ATTGTGAGTGGAGACCTTGTTTCTGATGTGCCTCCTGGGGCTGTGGCTGCAACTCACAGAAGACATGGTGCAGTTGTAACTACGCTTCTATGTTATGCGCCTGTCAGCGGACCTTCAGATACTGGATCTTCTGCAGGAAAAGACAAAGTTAAGAAAAGCAGATACAATATTGTGGGGCTGGATCCCACTAGGCAGCTCTTGTTACATATAGCAGCAG GGGCTGAGGTTGAAAAAGATATTCGTGTACAGAAGAACATTCTCCGTGCTGTAGGTCAG TTGGAAATCCGTGCTGATCTCATGGATGCTCATATGTATGCATTCAAGAG AACTGTTCTGCAAGATGTTTTGGATCagaaggatacatttcatagtaTCAGACAGGATGTATTGCCGTATCTTGTGAGGACTCAGTTG AGGTCAGAAATATCTGCCAATGGGTTACATAAGGTAGAAGATAATGCAAATGGCAGAGTTTCCTCCCAGAACTACGTAACATGGATGTCTCAACATCGAGAAATTGCACCATCTGCTTATCAAGAGCTTCTTGCTTTGAGTCCCAGGTCTCCAGAAAATGCTCTGAGAACGCATAAATGCTGTGCTTATATTGCTAGCAAAAGCAAGTATTGTGCTCGTTTGAACTCAATTCAAGCATTTAGTGACATTAATCGTGAT GTGGTAGGAGAGGCTAGTCACCTTTCTGGTTATTCTTTCTCTTCACAAAACAACATCATTCATCCATCAGCAGAGCTCGGATCAAAAACTACT GTTGGTCCCCAATGCATGCTTGCAGAAGGTTCACAGATGGGTGATAAGTGTAGTGTGAAGCGATCCATCATTGGCCGGCACTGCAGGATTGGTTCAAATGTAAAG ATTGTAAACTCTGTTGTGATGAATCATGTAACCATTGAAGATGGGTGCCTTGTTCAAGGTTCTGTTATATGCAGTAATGTGCATCTTCAAGAGCGTGTTGTTTTGAAGGATTGTCAG
- the LOC105034452 gene encoding uncharacterized protein isoform X1, translating into MMDFQVVVLAGGTAKKLAPLVSKEVPKALLPVANRPVLSYVLELLESSNLKDLIVVVEGEDAALRVGGWISGAYVDRLHVEVAAVPEDVGTAGALRAVAHHLTANDVLIVSGDLVSDVPPGAVAATHRRHGAVVTTLLCYAPVSGPSDTGSSAGKDKVKKSRYNIVGLDPTRQLLLHIAAGAEVEKDIRVQKNILRAVGQLEIRADLMDAHMYAFKRTVLQDVLDQKDTFHSIRQDVLPYLVRTQLRSEISANGLHKVEDNANGRVSSQNYVTWMSQHREIAPSAYQELLALSPRSPENALRTHKCCAYIASKSKYCARLNSIQAFSDINRDVVGEASHLSGYSFSSQNNIIHPSAELGSKTTVGPQCMLAEGSQMGDKCSVKRSIIGRHCRIGSNVKIVNSVVMNHVTIEDGCLVQGSVICSNVHLQERVVLKDCQIGAGYVVTSGSEYKSEPLARK; encoded by the exons ATGATGGATTTCCAAGTCGTCGTCCTCGCCGGCGGCACTGCGAAGAAGCTCGCCCCTCTCGTCTCCAAG GAGGTCCCTAAGGCGTTGCTCCCCGTTGCCAACCGCCCCGTCCTCTCTTACGTACTCGAGCTCCTCGAATCCAGCAACCTCAAAGACCTCATCGTC GTGGTCGAAGGGGAAGACGCCGCTCTTCGAGTCGGTGGCTGGATATCGGGTGCTTATGTCGACCGCCTTCATGTTGAG GTGGCTGCAGTCCCTGAGGATGTTGGAACAGCGGGAGCACTACGTGCTGTGGCACATCACCTTACTGCAAATGATGTTCTG ATTGTGAGTGGAGACCTTGTTTCTGATGTGCCTCCTGGGGCTGTGGCTGCAACTCACAGAAGACATGGTGCAGTTGTAACTACGCTTCTATGTTATGCGCCTGTCAGCGGACCTTCAGATACTGGATCTTCTGCAGGAAAAGACAAAGTTAAGAAAAGCAGATACAATATTGTGGGGCTGGATCCCACTAGGCAGCTCTTGTTACATATAGCAGCAG GGGCTGAGGTTGAAAAAGATATTCGTGTACAGAAGAACATTCTCCGTGCTGTAGGTCAG TTGGAAATCCGTGCTGATCTCATGGATGCTCATATGTATGCATTCAAGAG AACTGTTCTGCAAGATGTTTTGGATCagaaggatacatttcatagtaTCAGACAGGATGTATTGCCGTATCTTGTGAGGACTCAGTTG AGGTCAGAAATATCTGCCAATGGGTTACATAAGGTAGAAGATAATGCAAATGGCAGAGTTTCCTCCCAGAACTACGTAACATGGATGTCTCAACATCGAGAAATTGCACCATCTGCTTATCAAGAGCTTCTTGCTTTGAGTCCCAGGTCTCCAGAAAATGCTCTGAGAACGCATAAATGCTGTGCTTATATTGCTAGCAAAAGCAAGTATTGTGCTCGTTTGAACTCAATTCAAGCATTTAGTGACATTAATCGTGAT GTGGTAGGAGAGGCTAGTCACCTTTCTGGTTATTCTTTCTCTTCACAAAACAACATCATTCATCCATCAGCAGAGCTCGGATCAAAAACTACT GTTGGTCCCCAATGCATGCTTGCAGAAGGTTCACAGATGGGTGATAAGTGTAGTGTGAAGCGATCCATCATTGGCCGGCACTGCAGGATTGGTTCAAATGTAAAG ATTGTAAACTCTGTTGTGATGAATCATGTAACCATTGAAGATGGGTGCCTTGTTCAAGGTTCTGTTATATGCAGTAATGTGCATCTTCAAGAGCGTGTTGTTTTGAAGGATTGTCAG